DNA sequence from the Streptomyces sp. HUAS 15-9 genome:
GGCCTCGGTGCGGCGGGCCAGCGGGTCGGCGCGCAGGGTCCGGGAGCCGTCCGGGCGGGTGATCTCGAACTTGTACAGCTCGCCCTCGCCGATGCCCGGCACGAACAGCTCCCACACCCCCGAGGAGCCCAGCGACCGCATGGGGTGGCCCGTGCCGTCCCAGAAGTTGAAGCCACCGGCCAGCCGTACGCCCCGAGCGTTCGGCGCCCACACCGTGAAGCGGGTGCCGGTCACGCCCTGGTGCGTCATCGGCTCGGCGCCCAGGGCCTGCCACAGCTGCTCGTGCCGGCCCTCGCCGATCAGATGCAGATCGAGGTCACCGAGCGTGGGCAGGAACCGGTAGGCGTCCTCGGTCTCCCGCACCGTCTCGTCGTACGCCACCAGCAGCCGGTACTCCGGGACCCCGATCAGGGGCAGCAGCCCGGAGAAGAAGCCGTCGCCGTCGTCGTGCAGTTCGGCCCGCAGACTGCCCGACACCACCGTGACGGACCGGGCGTACGGGCGCAGGGCCCGGACGGCGATCCCGCCGGGCACCGGGTGGGCGCCGAGGACGGAGTGCGGGTCGTGGTGCGTGCCGTGCAGCAGCCGCTCGCGGTCGGCGGCGTCGAGGGCGGGGGACACGGCGGTCTCGGCGGGGGCGACGGCCGTCTTCGGGACCACCTTCTTCGTGACGGCCGTCTTCGTGACCGCCTTCTTCGGGGAAGCCTTCTTGGCGGAGGCCTTCTTCGCCGGGGCCTTCTTGGCTGTCGCCCTCTTGGCCGTGGCTTTCTTCGCGCCGGCCTTCGTGGTCGCCTTCTTCGCGCCGGCCGTCTTCTTGGCCGCTGCCTTACTGGCCGTTGGCTTCTCGGCCGACGTCTCGGCCGCTTGCTCGGCTGTCTTCGCTGTCTTCTTGGCCGCCGTCTTCTGTGGATTCTTCGGATCCGAACCGCTGGACGGGGGGCTGGGGGTCACGGACGAGCCTCCTGGGCGAGGGTGAGGTCAGAGCTGGTCGGACAGGGCCAGGCGGTGTACCGCCGACATCGGTACGGGGAGCCAGTCGGGGCGGTGGCGGGCCTCGTAGACGACCTCGTAGACCGCCTTGTCGGTCTCGTGGGCCCGCAGCAGAACGGGATCCGTGCGCGGGTCGCGCCCGGCGACCTCGGCGTACCCGGAGCAGTACGCGGCCCGGCACGCCGCCGCCCAGCCCGGGGCCGGCGGGGTCGCCGAGTGCGCCGCGTAGTCGAAGGAGCGGAGCATCCCCGCGATGTCCCGCACCGTCGGCTGCGGCATACGCCGTTCGGCCAGCGGGCGGGCCGGTTCGCCCTCGAAGTCGATCAGCGACCACTGCCCGGAGGGTGAGCGCAGACACTGGCCGAGGTGCAGGTCGCCGTGGATGCGCTGGGCGGTCCAGGTGCGGCCCTCGGCGGCCAGCTCGGCCAGCGCCTCGTAGGCGCAGCGCAGCCCCGGCTCGTACGGACCTAACGTCGGCACCGCCTGTACGGCCGCCTCCAGCCGCTCGATCATGCCGTCCACCAGGAGCCGCAGCTGGACATGGCCCAGGGTGGTCGTGGGAAGCGCGTGGGCGAGGGCCGTGTGCACCTCGGCGGTGGCCCGGCCCAGCGCGCGGGCCTCGGCGGTGAAGTCCTCGCCCTTGGCCAGCTCGCGCAGCGCCAGCTCCCAGCCGTCCGTCGCGCCCCGCACGAACGGCTGGAGCACGGCGAGGACATAGGACTCCTCGCCGGGCTCGCCGGTGTCGGCCATCAGCCAAGCCGTCGGCGCGGGCACCCGGGCGCAGCCCTTGCGGGCCAGGACCAGCGGTATCTCGAGGTCGGGGTTGTCGCCGGGGACGATCCGGCGCAGCAGCTTCAGTATGAACGTATCGCCGTAGACGACCGAGGAGTTGGACTGCTCCGCGGTCATCAGACGGGCCACCAGGCCGTCGCGTATCTCCTGGCGTCCGTCCCGCTCGAAGCGCAGCCCGCCGATGCGGGCCTGGGTGCGCAGGGCCTCCAGGAGCACCTCGGCGGGCCGGGGGTCGTACAGGGCGTCGTACACCGTGCGTCCGGCGAGCGGCCCTTCCTCCACGTGTCCGATCAGCGCGGGCGCGAGCCGGGGCGGCAGCGCCTCGCGCACGCCTATCAGGAGCTGGTAGCAGTCGCCGGGGTGGGCCGCGGCGCCCAGGACGGGTGGCTGATGGGCACGGACGAGCAGATGGTGCAGGCCCAGCCTGCCGTCGGAGGGCAGCAGCTCGGTGGCCGAGACCAGGGAGAAGCCGGTGACCGGGCGCCCCTTGCCCGCGAACCACCGCTGCCTCGGCAGCCACTCGCGCAGCAGTGGATCAAGGGACGCGAGGAGGGAGCCGGGAGTTGTCGTGGCGGAACGTGTGACGGCTTCCGACATGGCGTGCGTCCTTTCCGCGTCGCATTGCGGAGGAGCATCGGGTTGCGTGAAGAGTTCCCAGGGCGGGACGGCGAAAACCGTCCCGCCCTCAAGTGCGACCAGAGGCCGCGACCGGCGGGTTGCGGAGCCGGAACCATTGGCGTTCACGCCACCCAAGCCGGTGGCGTGTCCGTTCCGATCGCCCGGAACGGTTTTACGCGACGAGCGGGCGCAGTTGATGACCGAGCCACCCGCCCGGCGGGCTCGGGTTCCGATCACCGGAACGGCGTAATCGTACCACTACTCACCGTGTTCCCTCCGTAAACGGAACCAGTAGAAGCCGTGCCCCGCCAGGGTCAGCAGATACGGCAGTTCGCCGATCGCCGGGAAGCGGACCCCGCCGAACAGCTCGACCGGATGCCTGCCGTTGAACCGCCGCAGGTCGAGTTCGGTCGGCTGGGCGAAGCGGGAGAAGTTGTGCACGCACAGGACGAGGTCGTCCTCGTGCTCGCGCAGGAAGGCGAGGACCGCGGGGTTGGAGGACTGGAGCTCGGTGTAGGAGCCGAGTCCGAAGGCGGGGTTCTGTTTGCGGATCTCGATCATGCGGCGGGTCCAGTGCAGCAGGCTGGACGGGGAGGACATGGAGGCCTCGACGTTGGTGACCTGGTAGCCGTAGACCGGGTCCATGATGGTGGGGAGGTAGAGGCGGCCGGGGTCGGAGGAGGAGAAGCCGGCGTTGCGGTCGGGGGTCCATTGCATGGGGGTGCGGACGGCGTCGCGGTCGCCGAGCCAGATGTTGTCGCCCATGCCGATCTCGTCGCCGTAGTAGAGGATCGGGGAGCCCGGGAGGGAGAGCAGCAGGGCGGTGAAGAGTTCGATCTGGTTGCGGTCGTTGTCGAGGAGGGGGGCGAGGCGGCGGCGGATGCCGATGTTGGCGCGCATGCGGGGGTCCTTGGCGTATTCGGCCCACATGTAGTCGCGTTCCTCGTCGGTGACCATCTCCAGGGTGAGTTCGTCGTGGTTGCGCAGGAAGATGCCCCACTGGCAGCCGGCGGGGATGGCGGGGGTCTTGGCGAGGATCTCGGAGACGGGGTAGCGGGATTCGCGGCGTACGGCCATGAAGATGCGGGGCATGACCGGGAAGTGGAAGGCCATGTGGCACTCGTCGCCGCCGCTGCGGAAGTCGCCGAAGTAGTCGACCACGTCCTCCGGCCACTGGTTCGCCTCCGCCAGGAGCACGGTGTCCGGGTACTGCGCGTCGATCTCCTTGCGCACCCGCTTCAGGAACTCGTGCGTGGCGGGCAGGTTCTCGCAGTTGGTGCCCTCCTGCTGGTACAGATACGGCACCGCGTCCAGCCGGAAGCCGTCGATGCCCAGGTCCAGCCAGAACTTCAGCGCGGAGATCATCTCCTCCTGGACCGCCGGGTTCTCGTAGTTGAGGTCCGGCTGGTGGGAGAAGAAGCGGTGCCAGTAGTACTCCTTGCGGACCGGGTCGTAGGTCCAGTTGGAGGCCTCGGTGTCGACGAAGATGATCCGCGCGTCCTGGAACTGCTTGTCGTCCTTCGCCCAGACGTAGTAGTCGCCGTAGGGCCCGTCCGGGTCCCGGCGGGACTCCTGGAACCACGGGTGCTGGTCGCTGGTGTGGTTCATGACGAAGTCGATGATGACGCGCATGCCCCGCTGGTGGGCGGCGTCGACGAACTCCACGAAGTCGGCGAGGTCGCCGAACTCGGGCAGCACGGCGGTGTAGTCCGAGACGTCGTAACCGCCGTCGCGGAGCGGGGACTTGAAGAACGGCGGCAGCCAGAGGCAGTCGACGCCGAGCCACTGCAGGTAGTCGAGTTTCGCGGTCAGGCCCTTGAGGTCGCCGATGCCGTCGCCGTCGCTGTCCTGGAAGGAGCGGACCAGGACCTCGTAGAACACGGCGCGTTTGAACCAATCCGGGTCCCGGTCCTTGGCGGGTGTGTCCTCGAAGGTGTCCGGAACGGGCTCGTTGACGATCATTTTGTGGGTGACCCTCCGATCTGCGGGTTGGACGGTCGCAGAACCGTGCAGACGTGCGCGGGTCGCCGACCCGGTTCGAGACGCACGTAGTTGGTCCTGCCCCAGTGGTAGGTCTCGCCGGTGAGTTCGTCACGCACCGGCACCGACTCGTGCCATTCCAGGCCGAGTTGCGGCATGTCCAACGAGACCGTGGCCTCCTGGGTGTCGTGGGGGTCGAGGTTGGCGACCACCAGAACCGTGTTCGATCCACTCCGCTTGCTGTACGCGATCACCGCTTCCTTGTCGGTGTGATGGAAGTGGAGATCACGCAGCTGCCGCAGGGCCGGGCTGTGGCGCCGGATGGTGTTGAGGCGGGTGATCAGGGGGGTGATGGTGTGTCCGTCGCGTTCGGCGGCGGCCCAGTCGCGTGCTTTGAGCTGGTACTTCTCCGAGTCGAGGTACTCCTCGCCGCCCTGCCGGAGCGGGGTGTTCTCGCACAGTTCGTAGCCGCTGTAGATGCCCCACGCGGGGGAGAGGGTCGCGGCGAGCACGGCGCGCACCTCGAAGGCGGGCCGGCCGCCGTGCTGGAGGTAGGCGTGCAGGATGTCGGGGGTGTTGGCGAAGAAGTTGGGCCGCATGTAGGCGGCCGCCTCCCCGGACAGTTCCGTCAGGTACTCGGTCAGCTCCTGCTTGGTGTTGCGCCAGGTGAAGTACGTGTACGACTGCTGGAAACCGATCTGCGCCAGGGTGTGCATCATCGCCGGGCGGGTGAACGCCTCGGCCAGGAAGAGCACATCGGGGTCGGAGGCGTTGACGTCCGCGATCACCCGCTCCCAGAACATGACCGGTTTGGTGTGCGGGTTGTCCACCCGGAAGATCCGTACCCCGTGCGCCATCCAGTGCCGCAGCACCCGCAGCGTCTCGGCGACCAGTCCGTCCAGGTCGGTGTCGAAGGCGATGGGGTAGATGTCCTGGTACTTCTTGGGCGGGTTCTCCGCGTGGGCGATCGTGCCGTCGGGGCGGTGGTGGAACCACTCGGGGTGCTTGTGCACCCAGGGGTGGTCCGGGGAGCACTGCAGCGCGAAGTCGAGCGCCACCTCCAGACCCAGTCCGCGGGCCCGGTCCACGAAGCGGTCGAAGTCCTCCAGGGTGCCCAGGCCGGGGTGGACGGCGTCGTGGCCGCCCTCGGGGGAGCCGATCGCCCAGGGCACGCCGACGTCGTCGGGGCCGCATGGTCAGGGTGTTGTTGCGGCCCTTGCGGAACGTCGTCCCGATCGGGTGGATCGGCGGGAGGTAGACCACGTCGAAGCCCATCGCGGCGATCGCCTCCAGACGCCGCGCGGCGGTACGGAACGTGCCGTGCGGCTGCTGGGGCGTGCCCTCCGAGCGCGGGAAGAACTCGTACCACGAGCCGTACAACGCGCGTTCACGCTCCACCAGCAGCGGCATCGGCTCCGACGCGGTCACCAGCTCCCGCAGCGGATACCGCGCCAGCACCCCGTCCACCTCCGGCGCCAACGCCGCCGCAAGGCGCCAGGCGGCCGGCCGTCCCTCGTCCCGCAGGGCGTCAACCGCGGTGAGCAGGACGTCCCGTTGCCCGTCGCGCTTCGGTACCGCGCCGGCCGCCCGCTCGTACAGCCGGGCGCCCTCCTCCAGCACCAGTTCGGTGTCCATCCCCGCCGGGATCTTGATCTGCGCGTGGTGCCGCCAGGTGGTGACCGGATCTCCCCACGCCTCCACCGTGTACGTCCAGCGACCGGCTTCGCCCACGGTGACGTCCGCGCCCCAGCGGTCGGTGCCCGGGGCGAGTTCACGCATCGGCGTCCAGGGTCCGGGGCGGCCCTCGGGGTCCCGCAGTACGACATTGGCGGCCACGGCGTCGTGTCCCTCTCGGAACACCGTGGCCGAGACCTCGAACGTCTCTCCAGTGACCGCCTTGGCGGGCCTGGATCCACGCTGGACGACCGGGCGGACGTCGAGGACGGGGATGCGGCCCGTCACGGTGGTCCCGCCCGCGGAGGACTGCTGCCGCGTCGGGGGGCCGGAGTCGGCCGGGCGTACCGGCGGGGGCAGGGCGGCGGCTGTGCCGGCCGTGCCCTTCGAGCTGTTCCTGCTGCTTGTCGGGGGTGCTGACGAGTGGTGCTTGGCGGGCATGACCGCTCCTGTCCGCGTCAACGTGGGTGTGGCGGATGGATGGGGGAGGTGGGTCCTGCGGGTGTACCTGTGGTGCTTCTGCGGGGTGTGTCCGTGGTGCCTCTGCGGGGTCTACCGGAGGAGCCTTCCCACCCTGTTCGGGTGAGCAATCCGGCACTTTGTTAACTACTCACGCGTATCTCTTCGCACAGGACCGGCCCCGTCCGGTGAGAACGGGGCCGGCGGCGACACTCTGCCATCACGGCGGCGGAGCCTGCAGGAGTTTGTCCGGGGAGCCAGGTCCCGCACCGGACACCTCGCCGGTCGCCGCGTGCCCCACAAGGGCCTTGGCGACCTGAGCGGGGCCGGCTCTGCGGTGCTCGGCAAGGTAGAGGGCGGCCGCGCCCGCGGCGTGCGGGGCCGCCATCGACGTACCGGAGTAGGTCGCCGTCCCGGTGTCGCTCGTCCGGGACGCCGAGGTGATCGAGACTCCCGGCGCGAACAGGTCCAGCGCGACACCGAAGTTGGAGAACGCGGCCCGCGTGTCCGTCCGGTCCGTGGCGCCGACGGTGATCGCCTCCGGCACGTCGGCGGGGGAGTAACGGCCGGCCGGAAGACCCTCGTTGCCCGCCGCGACCGTGTAGGTGACGCCGGACGCGATGGAGGCGCGCACGGCGGCGTCGAGCTGCTCGCTGTGGCCGCCGCCCAGACTGAGGTTGGCGACCGCGGGCCGGTGCGCGTGCCGGGTCACCCAGTCGATGCCGGCGATGACCCGGGCGATGGTGCCCGAGCCCGCGTCGTCCAGCACACGTACGGCGACGACCCTGGCCTTCTTGGCGACGCCGTACCGCGTTCCGGCGATGGTCCCGGCGACATGGGTGCCGTGCCCGTTGCCGTCCCCGGCCGTCCGGTCGCCGTCGACGAAGTCCCAGCCGTAGCTCGCCCGTCCGCCGAAGTCGCGGTGGGTGATCCGGATGCCGGTGTCGATCACGTACACCGTCACTCCGGCGCCCCCGGAGTCCGGCCAGCCGTAGCGCTGGTCGAGCGGCAGGTTCCGCTGGTCGACGCGGTCCAGGCCCCAGGACGGCGGACTCTTCTGGGTGCGGTCCAGCGCCACGCGACCGTCCTGGGCGACCGAGGCGACCCGCGGGTCGGCCGCGAGCAGCCTCGCCTGTCTCTCATTGGCCTTGACGGCATACCCGTTGAGGACACTGCCGTAGGTATGGCCTATTTCGACCCCGTACTTCGCGGCGAGGCTCTTTCCCGCGTCCGACGGGGCCTCGATCCCCTTTCCCAGGGTCACCAGATAGCTTCCGCCGACGGAGCCGGGCTCGTCGGCGCCGAGTATGTTCCCCTCCGGTGCGGCGTGCGCGGGCAGGGTGGCGGCCGAGAGCACCGCGGCCGTGACGGCCGCGGTCAGGCCTCCCGCCCGGCGCAGACGCCCGGTTCGCGTCCGTGCCATGGTCCGAGTTCCCCTCCTCCACTCCAGTGGCAGCGTCTCGTGCGGGGCGGAGCGCCACAAGAACGCCTGGGTGCGCAGAATCGGCCATCTCACCGGTTCGCGCCGTACGGTCGTTCCGGTGTTCGAAGGGCTTCGAGGGGGTTCGAGGGCGAAGTCTGAGGGCGAAGTTCGAGGGCGAGCTTCGAGGGAGAAGTTCGAGGGCGAACTTTGAACGCGAGGTCCCAGCGGAGCTCAGGGCAACACCGGTACCGTGCTGCGTGACCGGACGCACAGTGCCGTGCGTCCATCCAGCGAACGCGCCGAGGTGGCTAGTGAAGGCGATCCGTCGGTTCACCGTCCGTCCCGTGCTCCCCGAACCCCTCCGGCCGCTGAGCGACCTGGCGCGCAATCTGCGCTGGTCCTGGCATACGGAAACGCGCGAACTCTTCCAGTCCGTCGACCCCGAACGCTGGGCCGCCTCCGAGGGCGACCCGGTCCGCCTGCTGGGCAGTGTGCGCCCCGGGCGGCTCGCCGAGCTCGCCGAGGACCGCCGCTTCCTGCGTCGCCTGACCGCGGCCGCCGACGACCTGACCGACTATGTGACCGGCGACCGCTGGTACCAGACCCAGTCCGCCGAACTGCCCGCCGCCATCGCCTACTTCTCCCCGGAGTTCGGCATCACGGCAGCCCTGCCCCAGTACTCCGGCGGCCTCGGCATCCTCGCCGGTGACCATCTCAAGGCCGCCAGCGACCTCGGCGTACCGCTGATCGGGGTCGGCCTCCTCTACCGGCACGGCTACTTCCGGCAGAGCCTTTCCCGGGACGGCTGGCAGCAGGAGCACTACCCGGTGCTCGACCCCAACGAGCTGCCGGTGGCGCTCCTGAAGGAGCCCGACGGCACCCCCGCCCAGGTCTCCCTCGCCCTGCCCGGCGGCCGACAGCTGCACGCCCGGATCTGGCTGGCCCAGGTCGGCCGCGTGCCCCTGCTGATGCTGGACTCGGACGTCGAGGAGAACGACCTCGGCGAACGCGGCGTCACCGACCGGCTCTACGGCGGCGGCAGCGAGCACCGGCTGCTGCAGGAGATGCTGCTCGGCATCGGAGGGGTACGGGCCGTACGGACGTACTGCCGGCTCACCGGCCACCCGGAGCCCGAGGTCTTCCACACCAACGAGGGCCACGCCGGCTTCCTCGGCCTGGAGCGCATCGCCGAACTCTGCGACCAGGGACTGGACTTCGACGCGGGACTGGAAGCCGTACGCGCCGGAACGGTGTTCACCACGCACACGCCCGTC
Encoded proteins:
- a CDS encoding maltokinase N-terminal cap-like domain-containing protein; the protein is MSEAVTRSATTTPGSLLASLDPLLREWLPRQRWFAGKGRPVTGFSLVSATELLPSDGRLGLHHLLVRAHQPPVLGAAAHPGDCYQLLIGVREALPPRLAPALIGHVEEGPLAGRTVYDALYDPRPAEVLLEALRTQARIGGLRFERDGRQEIRDGLVARLMTAEQSNSSVVYGDTFILKLLRRIVPGDNPDLEIPLVLARKGCARVPAPTAWLMADTGEPGEESYVLAVLQPFVRGATDGWELALRELAKGEDFTAEARALGRATAEVHTALAHALPTTTLGHVQLRLLVDGMIERLEAAVQAVPTLGPYEPGLRCAYEALAELAAEGRTWTAQRIHGDLHLGQCLRSPSGQWSLIDFEGEPARPLAERRMPQPTVRDIAGMLRSFDYAAHSATPPAPGWAAACRAAYCSGYAEVAGRDPRTDPVLLRAHETDKAVYEVVYEARHRPDWLPVPMSAVHRLALSDQL
- the treS gene encoding maltose alpha-D-glucosyltransferase, translated to MIVNEPVPDTFEDTPAKDRDPDWFKRAVFYEVLVRSFQDSDGDGIGDLKGLTAKLDYLQWLGVDCLWLPPFFKSPLRDGGYDVSDYTAVLPEFGDLADFVEFVDAAHQRGMRVIIDFVMNHTSDQHPWFQESRRDPDGPYGDYYVWAKDDKQFQDARIIFVDTEASNWTYDPVRKEYYWHRFFSHQPDLNYENPAVQEEMISALKFWLDLGIDGFRLDAVPYLYQQEGTNCENLPATHEFLKRVRKEIDAQYPDTVLLAEANQWPEDVVDYFGDFRSGGDECHMAFHFPVMPRIFMAVRRESRYPVSEILAKTPAIPAGCQWGIFLRNHDELTLEMVTDEERDYMWAEYAKDPRMRANIGIRRRLAPLLDNDRNQIELFTALLLSLPGSPILYYGDEIGMGDNIWLGDRDAVRTPMQWTPDRNAGFSSSDPGRLYLPTIMDPVYGYQVTNVEASMSSPSSLLHWTRRMIEIRKQNPAFGLGSYTELQSSNPAVLAFLREHEDDLVLCVHNFSRFAQPTELDLRRFNGRHPVELFGGVRFPAIGELPYLLTLAGHGFYWFRLRREHGE
- a CDS encoding S8 family peptidase is translated as MARTRTGRLRRAGGLTAAVTAAVLSAATLPAHAAPEGNILGADEPGSVGGSYLVTLGKGIEAPSDAGKSLAAKYGVEIGHTYGSVLNGYAVKANERQARLLAADPRVASVAQDGRVALDRTQKSPPSWGLDRVDQRNLPLDQRYGWPDSGGAGVTVYVIDTGIRITHRDFGGRASYGWDFVDGDRTAGDGNGHGTHVAGTIAGTRYGVAKKARVVAVRVLDDAGSGTIARVIAGIDWVTRHAHRPAVANLSLGGGHSEQLDAAVRASIASGVTYTVAAGNEGLPAGRYSPADVPEAITVGATDRTDTRAAFSNFGVALDLFAPGVSITSASRTSDTGTATYSGTSMAAPHAAGAAALYLAEHRRAGPAQVAKALVGHAATGEVSGAGPGSPDKLLQAPPP